The following proteins are co-located in the Calliphora vicina chromosome 2, idCalVici1.1, whole genome shotgun sequence genome:
- the Zir gene encoding dedicator of cytokinesis protein 7 isoform X2, whose translation MSLTQRTFAQKLSRTHASDVRKNVVNCHMQTKTTDTLMCSSTLSLTEPVEPLDYEEFLNSHINTINRDPLKNILDFPPGDVTVKTIPRKIRTIEHIVPKESFAELPQHVQECVNCYTRPWKVVEYAQRHYSSSCCARERIDRGTISPSAYQQEFEVDKDFASFDESSFTDQSNSCTPSSRQSIASLSSVSSCTDTLTPRGSWASFDLRRSVNDPLIPNLLDDVPPEHIDQTNESKRLEDRQEALFSLYPEAEAEDIIERRLSAELPMEHMGHRIYVKCLQLRLELEVEPIFASMAIYDAKEKKKISENFYFDMNSDNLKRMLHTHVRCADESTQSRAGIFEISYPSNDLFLVIRLEKVLQGDIKDSVEPYIKDDKDKCRDKAKQNASDFCERLGKYRMPFAWTGIYLTNIFNGDSFEGGKEGAAVGSASNPDREPGGSLGSAASSNSLDRKSSTSSFDQLRRKANDMSGTLTRRGSLERKEKRRSWSPDDFANVVESFRPITITISSFFKQETDKMKDEDLYKFLMELKRPSSAMKKYKCIPGSIKLEITPCSEDVKNALTPELAKVEPYVEDNTRPVKEILEIPPTAIYNPHYTYRNLLFVSPKELNFSSRAGSARNIAVRVQLMAGETQNDAISAIFGKSSCPEYSSEAFTAVNYHNKCPAFYDEIKFALPAHLKQNHHLFFTIYHVSCQKKPQDLQPSVETPVGYTWWPLLEDGKLKVGEFQLPVMVETPPENYSFIPPNVHLPGTKWLDNHRPVFSIIVEAVTSVHTLDPNLDRFFLMCEYLNSRKIPPRIGEGNMEAEMKKCLLEIANAEREPLVKNLHLVLDKLIELLVTTYKIGGQTLSLGSTVFEVLCLVSANLSILSDDLIVDQYGRQSLLSTYVQFQSKIPHPFSGKRRITCSRSNAEEMHTSSSSSDTYSIYDNVVAGRSLDRKELAMEMSPTFVGRDGQIRLLHEELALHWVVASGRAADLAMSNSWFLFELIVKSMIEHLDFTRSLQAPRKQRFPHQYTDDISTLVHLVTTKVVGYHSNEPKLAQCLNASLSFFIFDLFSVMDRGFIFGLIKTYYKVLISKNASIPDLMNYKIDFLRIVCSHEHYVALNLPFGTPYTTKSAPCSPTPSTNSNTSGTSYGSIERALHADLSIEFRQQHFLVGLVLSDLATVLEVPNPQLHGKAIRCIRNLMTSHDLDPRYNDSEARARVASLYLPLLGIVMDAIPQLHQNLTDSNDRLHSMGLLDDYQGPHTTIATTTISPEVAYAISGSRAYAYMNDHVKNKSPLSSENTRHLLACCTWILKNLERTALYRWTLGLSPHRVHQMLQVLNTCIPCFEYKGQKRLPVLKRNTQSFRKPTDLKEKLEECIRGTNSARYDLINRRKDRNSTEKFRWRKDQMPYRAQFYDTITKTDPELELSHFIEGSLATEITLVILDCLEIIVQVATNSEMHHNLLSTVLKVLLHALSRNQSTMALKNLFSSQRSLIFKFPNLLFDEETDICADLCLLLLKHCGSQLPGIRSQAAASLYLLMRQNFEIGNNFARVKMQVTMSLSSLVGTSSSFSEQSLRRALKTILVYAESDTDLQDTSFPEQVQDLLFNLHMILSDTVKMKEYQEDPEMLLDLMHRIAKGYQNNPDLRLTWLENMAKKHKERANHTEAAMCFVHSAALVAEYLSMLESQTHLPVGAVSFQKVTPNSLLESAVSDDVLSPGEDGICLGNHFTESGLKVLLEEASNSFQIAGMYEAMNEVYKILVPICEANRDFQKLSKIHGKLQEAFNRIAQLQGKRVFGTYFRVGFYGAKFGDLDQQEFIYKEPTLTKLPEIFSRLQNFYADRFGPDSVHIIKDSNSVDVNSLDPDKAYIQITYVEPYFENYELRHRETYFERNFNIKRFIFATPFTKSGKAHGDLHEQCKRKTILTTANHFPYVKTRIQVINRQQIILDPIEVAIEDIQKKTVELAAATNQEPADPKILQMVLQGCIGTTVNQGPMEMAAVFLSNLSDGVTIPTKNQNKLRLCFREFSKRCADALKKNRNLILSDQKDYQRELERNNERFVERLTPLITLTSSQAQGVVKANAASNRSTPLKW comes from the exons ATGTCATTAACACAGCGCACTTTTGCGCAAAAATTGTCTAG GACTCATGCTAGTGATGTGCGTAAGAATGTGGTCAATTGTCATATGCAAACGAAAACTACAGATACTTTGATGTGCTCTTCGACA CTTTCTTTAACCGAACCCGTTGAGCCTTTGGATTATGAGGAGTTTTTAAATTCTCATATAAACACTATCAATCGTGATCCTCTAAAGAATATACTGGACTTTCCGCCAGGAGATGTTACCGTCAAAACTATACCACGTAAAATAAGAACCATAGAACATATTGTGCCAAAGGAGAGTTT tGCTGAACTTCCCCAGCATGTACAAGAGTGTGTAAATTGTTATACACGTCCATGGAAAGTGGTTGAGTACGCACAACGTCATTATTCCAGCTCTTGTTGTGCTCGTGAACGTATTGACAGAGGCACTATAAGCCCATCGGCCTATCAGCAAGAATTCGAAGTCGATAAAGATTTTGCCTCATTCGATGAATCGTCTTTTACTGATCAGAGTAACAGTTGCACACCCAGCTCTAGGCAGTCTATAGCCAGTTTGTCTTCAGTTAGCTCCTGTACAGATACCTTAACACCGCGTGGCTCTTGGGCAAGTTTTGACTTAAGACGTTCTGTCAACGATCCCTTAATACCGAATTTATTAGATGATGTTCCCCCAGAACATATTGATCAGACAAACGAATCAAAGAGACTGGAGGATAGACAAGAAGCTCTATTCTCTCTTTACCCCGAAGCAGAAGCCGAAGATATAATTGAACGCAGATTGTCGGCTGAATTGCCCATGGAACATATGGGTCAtcgaatttatgtaaaatgtttacaattaaGACTGGAATTGGAGGTAGAACCAATATTTGCCTCCATGGCCATATATGATGCcaaagagaagaaaaaaatctcggaaaacttttattttgacatGAATTCCGACAACTTAAAGCGCATGTTACACACTCATGTGCGCTGTGCCGACGAAAGCACCCAGAGTAGAGCTGGTATATTCGAAATAAGTTATCCCAGCAATGATTTGTTTTTAGTGATACGTTTAGAAAAGGTTTTGCAAGGTGATATTAAGGACTCGGTAGAGCCTTACATTAAAGATGATAAAGATAAATGCCGCGACAAGGCCAAACAAAATGCTTCTGACTTCTGTGAAAGATTAGGCAAATACCGCATGCCGTTCGCTTGGACGGGCAtatatttgacaaatatttttaatggtgACAGTTTTGAAGGTGGAAAAGAAGGAGCAGCTGTTGGTTCGGCTAGTAATCCAGATCGGGAGCCTGGTGGTTCTTTAGGTTCTGCGGCCAGTTCAAACAGCTTAGATCGCAAATCATCCACTAGCAGCTTTGATCAGCTCAGACGCAAAGCCAATGATATGAGTGGCACTTTAACCCGTAGGGGCTCTTTGGAACGTAAAGAAAAACGTAGATCTTGGTCCCCCGACGATTTTGCCAATGTAGTAGAGTCTTTCCGGCCAATTACTATAACTATATCCAGTTTTTTCAAACAAGAAACGGATAAAATGAAAGATGAAGATCTATATAAATTCCTAATGGAACTGAAAAGACCTAGTTCGGCCATGAAGAAATACAAATGCATACCAGGCTCCATCAAGTTAGAAATTACACCCTGTTCTGAGGATGTTAAAAATGCTTTAACACCGGAACTGGCCAAAGTAGAGCCATATGTAGAGGACAATACGAGACCAGTCAAAGAGATACTAGAGATACCACCCACGGCCATTTACAATCCCCACTACACTTATCGTAATCTATTGTTTGTATCACCCAAGGAACTTAATTTTTCCTCTAGAGCTGGCTCTGCTCGCAATATTGCTGTAAGGGTACAACTTATGGCGGGAGAAACACAAAACGATGCTATCAGTGCCATTTTCGGAAAATCTTCTTGTCCTGAGTACTCCAGCGAAGCTTTCACTGCCGTCAATTATCATAATAAATGCCCAGCCTTCTACGATGAAATTAAATTTGCTCTGCCAGCCCATCTCAAACAAAATCATCATCTTTTCTTTACTATTTACCATGTATCATGTCAAAAGAAACCACAAGACTTGCAACCTTCCGTTGAAACACCAGTGGGTTATACCTGGTGGCCTTTACTGGAGGATGGCAAACTTAAAGTGGGAGAATTTCAACTGCCTGTTATGGTAGAAACTCCACCAGAAAATTATTCGTTTATTCCGCCAAATGTCCATCTACCAGGTACAAAATGGCTGGACAATCATCGTCCCGTCTTTTCGATTATCGTAGAGGCCGTAACATCAGTGCACACTTTGGATCCAAATTTGGATCGTTTCTTTTTAATGTGCGAATATTTGAATTCACGCAAGATACCGCCTCGCATAGGTGAAGGCAACATGGAAGCTGAAATGAAGAAATGTTTACTGGAAATTGCAAATGCTGAACGTGAGCCTCTGGTTAAGAATTTACATTTGGTATTGGATAAACTAATAGAGCTGTTGGTGACGACTTATAAAATTGGCGGACAAACGCTATCGCTGGGTTCCACAGTATTTGAAGTATTGTGTTTGGTATCCGCTAACTTATCG attttaaGTGATGACCTCATAGTGGATCAGTATGGTCGTCAATCTTTACTGTCCACTTACGTGCAATTTCAAAGCAAGATTCCTCATCCTTTTAGTGGCAAACGGCGTATAACCTGTAGCCGCAGCAATGCCGAAGAAATGCACACGTCCTCTTCTTCATCAGATACTTACAGCATCTACGATAATGTAGTAGCCGGGCGCAGTTTGGACCGCAAAGAATTGGCCATGGAAATGTCACCCACATTTGTGGGTCGTGATGGCCAAATACGTTTACTGCATGAAGAACTAGCCCTGCACTGGGTAGTAGCCAGCGGTCGTGCTGCTGATTTGGCCATGAGCAATTCATGGTTTTTATTTGAACTCATTGTAAAATCCATGATAGAACATTTGGATTTTACGCGTTCCCTGCAAGCACCACGAAAACAACGTTTCCCTCATCAATACACGGATGATATATCTACACTTGTTCATTTGGTTACCACCAAGGTGGTGGGTTATCACAGTAATGAACCCAAATTGGCACAATGTCTTAATGCCAGCCTCAGTTTCTTTATATTTGACTTGTTTAGTGTTATGGATAGAGGTTTTATATTTGGTTTAATAAAAACCTATTACAAGGTTTTAATATCCAAAAACGCCTCCATACCGGATTTGATGaattataaaattgattttttgcgCATTGTATGCAGTCATGAGCATTATGTAGCTCTAAATTTACCCTTTGGTACTCCGTATACAACAAAGTCTGCACCCTGTAGTCCCACGCCAAGTACAAACTCAAACACTAGTGGGACGTCATAC GGTTCCATTGAACGAGCATTACATGCAGATTTAAGCATCGAATTCAGACAACAACATTTTCTAGTTGGTTTGGTTTTAAGTGATTTAGCCACCGTCTTGGAAGTACC AAATCCTCAACTGCATGGCAAAGCCATTAGATGTATACGCAATTTGATGACTTCTCATGATTTGGATCCCCGCTATAATGACAGTGAAGCTAGAGCTCGCGTGGCCTCTTTGTATCTACCATTGCTAGGGATAGTAATGGATGCCATACCGCAATTACACCAAAATCTAACGGACTCTAACGATCGCTTACATAGTATGGGACTATTGGACGATTACCAAGGCCCTCACACTACCATCGCTACTACAACTATAAGTCCCGAAGTTGCCTATGCCATATCGGGTTCCCGAGCTTATGCCTACATGAACgatcatgtaaaaaataaatctcCGCTGAGTAGTGAAAATACTCGACATCTTTTGGCTTGTTGCACTTGGATACTGAAAAATCTCGAGAGAACTGCTTTGTATAGATGGACTTTGGGACTGTCGCCCCATAGAGTGCATCAGATGTTGCAAGTGCTGAATACTTGTATACCTTGTTTCGAATACAAGGGTCAAAAACGTTTACCGGTATTAAAACGTAACACGCAAAGTTTCCGTAAGCCTACAGATCTTAAAGAAAAACTGGAAGAGTGTATACGCGGTACGAACTCGGCCCGCTATGATTTGATAAATCGCCGTAAAGATCGCAATTCCACAGAGAAATTCCGTTGGCGCAAAGATCAAATGCCTTACAGAGCCCAATTTTATGATACCATTACAAAAACTGATCCTGAATTAGAATTGAGTCATTTCATTGAGGGCTCATTGGCCACTGAAATTACTTTGGTGATTTTAGACTGTTTAGAAATTATTGTACAAGTGGCTACAAATTCGGAAATGCATCACAATCTTTTGAGCACAGTGTTGAAAGTATTGCTGCATGCTTTGTCGCGTAATCAAAGTACTATGGCTCTAAAGAATCTGTTTTCGTCTCAAAGATCTTTGATCTTTAAGTTTCCCAATTTATTATTTGATGAGGAAACGGATATATGTGCCGACTTGTGTTTGCTGTTGCTAAAGCATTGTGGTTCACAATTACCCGGTATAAGATCGCAAGCCGCCGCTTCCTTGTATCTCTTAATGagacaaaattttgaaatcggcaAT AATTTCGCACGTGTTAAAATGCAAGTTACCATGTCCTTGTCATCTCTAGTGGGTACTAGTTCATCATTCAGCGAACAGTCTTTGCGTCGTGCTCTAAAAACCATTTTAGTTTATGCCGAATCTGATACAGATCTTCAGGACACTTCATTCCCCGAACAAGTACAAGATCTTTTATTCAATCTTCACATGATACTCTCCGATACCGTAAAAATGAAAGAGTATCAAGAAGATCCGGAAATGTTGTTGGATCTCATGCATCGCATTGCCAAAGGTTATCAAAATAATCCCGACCTGCGCCTGACTTGGTTGGAGAACATGGCTAAGAAGCACAAGGAGCGTGCCAATCATACCGAAGCGGCCATGTGTTTTGTTCATTCCGCTGCACTTGTGGCCGAATACCTAAGTATGTTAGAATCGCAAACCCATCTACCAGTGGGTGCTGTAAGTTTTCAGAAAGTCACTCCCAACTCATTGCTGGAGTCGGCTGTTTCCGATGATGTTCTAAGTCCGGGCGAAGATGGTATTTGCCTGGGTAATCATTTCACTGAATCGGGCCTGAAAGTTCTGCTGGAGGAGGCCTCCAACTCGTTCCAAATAGCTGGTATGTACGAGGCCATGAATGAGGTTTATAAAATACTCGTACCCATTTGCGAGGCCAATCGAGATTTCCAGAAATTGAGTAAAATTCATGGTAAACTGCAGGAGGCTTTTAATCGTATCGCACAACTTCAAGGCAAGCGTGTCTTTGGTACTTACTTCAGAGTCGGTTTTTATGGTGCCAAATTTGGTGACTTGGATCAGCAGGAGTTTATCTACAAGGAACCGACTCTCACGAAATTACCCGAAATATTTAGTCGGCTGCAA AACTTTTATGCAGATCGTTTTGGTCCAGACTCTGTTCACATCATTAAGGACTCCAATAGTGTTGACGTTAACAGTTTAGATCCCGACAAGGCTTACATACAAATAACCTATGTAGAGccctattttgaaaattatgaacTTCGGCATAGAGAAACCTATTTCGAAAGAAACTTCAACATAA AACGTTTCATTTTTGCCACCCCATTCACAAAGTCGGGCAAAGCCCATGGTGACTTGCACGAACAATGTAAACGCAAGACAATACTTACCACAGCCAATCATTTCCCCTATGTCAAGACCCGTATTCAGGTGATAAATCGACAACAAATAATTTTGGATCCCATTGAGGTGGCCATCGAAGACATACAAAAGAAAACAGTGGAATTGGCTGCGGCCACCAACCAAGAACCGGCGGATCCGAAAATTCTACAAATGGTTTTACAAGGCTGCATTGGCACCACGGTCAATCAGGGACCCATGGAAATGGCAGCAGTATTTTTATCGAATCTCTCGGATGGCGTGACCATACCaactaaaaatcaaaataagctACGTTTATGTTTCAGAGAATTTTCAAAGCGATGTGCTGATGCTCTCaagaaaaatcgaaatttaattttatccgATCAAAAAGATTATCAGCGAGAATTGGAACGTAACAATGAACGTTTTGTGGAACGTTTGACACCGTTAATAACATTAACATCCTCGCAGGCGCAGGGTGTAGTAAA agCAAATGCCGCTAGTAATCGTAGTACTCCTTTAAAATGGTAA